TGTTTCCATTTCTTTAGTAGTACTATCTTCTGTAGTTAAATCATCTGATTCATCAGGAATATCTCCATCAGAATCCTCCTCACCAGAACCTTCCTCATCTGGAACTTCCTCATCTGGAACTTCCTCATCTGGAACTTCCTCATTAGGAACATCCTCATCTGGAACTTCCTCATTAGGAACAGCAGTTACAGTTACATTATTAGAGGATGCATTATTATTAGAGGTGTTATTATCATATTGATCAGATGAAACAACAGCATTATTAGCAAATTCACCTACTTCACTAATCCTAACAGTGACAGTTAAAGTTTTTGACTCACCATTAGCTAATTCACCAACATTCCAAAGACCAGTAGAAGAATCATAATCTCCACTAGATGCAGATACAAATGTATGTTTAGTGATATCACTATCAGTCACTTTAACACCAGTAGCATTAAAAGGTCCATTGTTAGTTACTTTAAAAGTATAAGTTACAGTATTTCCAACAGTAATTTCTGTTTTATCAACAGACTTTTCAAGACTTAAATCAGCATATGGTTTTACTTCAACTTCAGCTTTATCAAAATTATTGTCAAGAGTAGTTTCATCTTCTGCCCCTTCTACATAAGCAGTAATGTTAAATTTGCCTAATTCATTAGCTTTAACAAGTATAGCTAATTGAACAGTGTCTCCTACATTTAACTCGCCAATAGCCCAATCCCCAGTAGATTGATTGAAACCAGAAGTGTTTCCTAATAATTCTCTTGAAGATATATATTCAAATTCAGCTGGTAATTCCAAAATTGCAATTACTTCAGTAGCATTACATGGACCATTGTTAGTTACATTAATAATAAACTCAAAAGTTTCCCCATATAAAACAGATCCAGGAGCTTCAATAGTTATCGCTAAATCAGTAATTTCATAAGGGTCAATTTCAACAGTATCATTATTATTATCAGTAAAATTATCTTTTTCATTAGATGTAACATTAGCTATGTTGGTAATAGTCTCACCAAATTTAGTTACATTAGCAACTATTTCTAAAGTAGCATCAGTACCATTGTTCAAATTGCCAATAATCCAAATACCAGAATTTGGATAGTATTCACCAACACTAGCATTATAACTAACAAACTCAAGACCTTCCGGAAGTTTATCAGTAACTATAACATCGGTGGCATTACAAGGACCCCAATTGATTACAGTAATTAAAAAAGTAACTTCATCTCCGTAATGTATGCTGACGCCAGATCGGACATCAGGTATTAATTCTTCACCATTTACTTTAATTAATTCTTTTATAATCATTAAATCGACTAAAGGTTTAGCAGTTACAATAACACTATCTTCATCATCAACTGTAGATACATCTTCTCCACTATGATTTATAAGTTTAGCAGTGTTGTTAATAGGGTCTAGACTATTAATAGTAACAATTATTTTTAAAGAAACTGTTTGGTTAACACCTAAAGAACCAATGGTCCAATTACCAGAATCTTTATCATAGGTACCAACGCTAGCATTATAACTAACAAACTCAAGACCTTCCGGAAGTTTATCATTAATTACAACACCATCAGTAGCATTAGGACCGTGATTAGTTACATTAATAATATAAGTAATCTCTTGTCCATAATATATAGAATCCTTATCTTCCATTACATCTTTTATAACACCTATACTAACTTTATCTACAGCAGGATTAGATGTCACTTCTACAGAAGATACATTATTACTAGAATTAGTATCATTCTCCCTACAACTTGTAACAGTAGCAGTATTAGTTAAAGTACCTACACCAGTCACATGAGCAATTATATTTAAAGTAGCAATAGCATCCTTTTCTAACTCAGGGATAGTCCAATCACCTGAATCTTCATCATAGGTACCAACACTAGCATCAAAACTAACAAAAGCAAGACCATTTGGAAGTTTATCATTAACTACAATATTAGTAGCTGTTTTAGGCCCATTATTAGTTACTTCAATAGTGAAATTAACATAATCACCTTGTGTTACTGCTGCTGTGACATTTACAGTTTTATTAACTTCTAAATCAACCTCAGGAGCTCCGATTACATGTAATATTACTCTATTAGAGTGTGATTCAAAATTATGTGTTTGAGTATCATCATGATACCATGCAATAAATTCATAGTCACCAATCGGATATTGCTCTATTAGAATAGTTCCGCCAGGAACACTGAATCCTATTGGTTCTTCGTTAGGTAAATTACTAATGTTATTAATTAGAGGAGTTCCATTGATACTTACTAAAAAATAACTAACAATGCCCTCAGTAACTGGAACATCTACGTAATTAAGAAGATTTACTATTGCTTTTAAAGTTGCATCTTCACCTACATAGATAGTATCTTCAAATTTATCATTTACATACAATGTAGTGTTTGTTTGATTTAAAATTTGAATACCATCTATTTTGACTGGTGGTCCATGATTACGATTTGTTTCAAAATAAGCATCCCCTGTTGTACCATTTATACCAGTAAATCTAGCTACACCTATCTTGTTATAGCCTGGCATATTAGCAATATATAAATCAGCATAGTGACGCTGCCCATTAAACTCTAGGAATGCATGCATATTCTTATAGTCATCTTCATCCATGTAAAAAATCATATACATTTCATCTTCTTCAACAGCTGTCCAATATATATTTGCTGGATGCTGATTATGATGAAAATAATAACCTGATGAAACTTCCCTAAAATGGGATAAAAAGTTTCTTTCTGTATCAGTTAAATTAATGGTAAAATAATGATTTTCACTATAATTTGCATCAGCTTCATACATAGAGATATCACTAACATTACTTGATACAGGCCTACTGTCACCAAGAACATATGAATCCCCATCAGCTGTATCCCTTGAAGAACTTACTTCAGTTTCTGCAGCCTGGATAATATCAACATTTTCCGAATCTTCAGCTCCTAAATTAGTAGAATCACTTCCTAGATTAGAAATACTGACATCATCAACATTTTCCGAATCTCCAACCCCTAAATTAGTAGAATCACTTTCTACATCAGAAATGATGGTATCATTAACATCTGCAGCAGATACAGTAGCACATGAAATTGTCAATATACTAAGAATTATTAGAATAATCATTAACTTATTGCCTTTCATTATCTTTTCACCTCCTTTTAAATTAATTATATATATTTATTTTCAATTCTTATATATAAACATTCATAAAAATATATCAAAAAGTAAATAATTTATAAATAGGTATATAAAAAAAATTAATCGATTCAATCAATAAAATAAAAAATTGAACAAATTAAAAAATAGATTATAAAATTAAAAAAAAATTCTCTAAAAATAACTTATCAAAAAAAATCAAAAATACTTATTAAAGGATTAAATAGAATCCTATAAAAGAACCCTATTAAGTGGAAAAATAGACTTAAGCTCTATGTAAAAATAAAAATAGCTTAAAAAATAATAGATAAAAAATCAGTAAAAATAATTAAATTAAATAAGAATCAATAATAAATCAACTAAAAAAAAGTAGATTGAACTTATTGTTCAAATCTACGTCTGTCAATTAATTCTTGACGTTTACCTGCGTTCCATCCACCGTTTGCAGATTTAGCGTGACCTACTTGTTGTACATAGCCAGTGATTCTGTCATACCATTCTACATCAGCAGCTTCACCACAGGAAGGACATTTATTACTTAGTCCCTTCATTAAAGTTTTACATTTTAAACAGAAACTGAATGCTGAGCTATAAGCCCAAAAACCAATATCAGATTTTCTTGCAATTTTATTAGTTAAA
Above is a genomic segment from Methanobrevibacter olleyae containing:
- a CDS encoding DUF11 domain-containing protein — translated: MKGNKLMIILIILSILTISCATVSAADVNDTIISDVESDSTNLGVGDSENVDDVSISNLGSDSTNLGAEDSENVDIIQAAETEVSSSRDTADGDSYVLGDSRPVSSNVSDISMYEADANYSENHYFTINLTDTERNFLSHFREVSSGYYFHHNQHPANIYWTAVEEDEMYMIFYMDEDDYKNMHAFLEFNGQRHYADLYIANMPGYNKIGVARFTGINGTTGDAYFETNRNHGPPVKIDGIQILNQTNTTLYVNDKFEDTIYVGEDATLKAIVNLLNYVDVPVTEGIVSYFLVSINGTPLINNISNLPNEEPIGFSVPGGTILIEQYPIGDYEFIAWYHDDTQTHNFESHSNRVILHVIGAPEVDLEVNKTVNVTAAVTQGDYVNFTIEVTNNGPKTATNIVVNDKLPNGLAFVSFDASVGTYDEDSGDWTIPELEKDAIATLNIIAHVTGVGTLTNTATVTSCRENDTNSSNNVSSVEVTSNPAVDKVSIGVIKDVMEDKDSIYYGQEITYIINVTNHGPNATDGVVINDKLPEGLEFVSYNASVGTYDKDSGNWTIGSLGVNQTVSLKIIVTINSLDPINNTAKLINHSGEDVSTVDDEDSVIVTAKPLVDLMIIKELIKVNGEELIPDVRSGVSIHYGDEVTFLITVINWGPCNATDVIVTDKLPEGLEFVSYNASVGEYYPNSGIWIIGNLNNGTDATLEIVANVTKFGETITNIANVTSNEKDNFTDNNNDTVEIDPYEITDLAITIEAPGSVLYGETFEFIINVTNNGPCNATEVIAILELPAEFEYISSRELLGNTSGFNQSTGDWAIGELNVGDTVQLAILVKANELGKFNITAYVEGAEDETTLDNNFDKAEVEVKPYADLSLEKSVDKTEITVGNTVTYTFKVTNNGPFNATGVKVTDSDITKHTFVSASSGDYDSSTGLWNVGELANGESKTLTVTVRISEVGEFANNAVVSSDQYDNNTSNNNASSNNVTVTAVPNEEVPDEDVPNEEVPDEEVPDEEVPDEEGSGEEDSDGDIPDESDDLTTEDSTTKEMETSVLPKTGNPLLVLLLALIVLTGAMFGRKE